The DNA sequence GCAACCGTCGGGTCCTCCAGCGCCTGGTGGTCCAGCGTGATGTGCTCGGCACCTGCGGCGACAAGGGCCTCGGTGTGCTGCCGGGCGAGGCCGGAATAGCTGCCGATCACGGTCAGCGTCCGCTGTACGTGCTGTGCGTGGTCACGAAGGACATCGCGTCCTTCCTCGCGTGCGGCAACGTGGCCGGCCAGCCCGCCGGAACCCACCAGGAGGGCAGGAAAGTCCAGCAGGGCTGCCGCGGCGGCGATCTGCTGAAGGTCATCGTCAGAGACCGCGTCAAGTACGACGGCGTCAGTCCCGCGGTCCCGAAGGTCCTGCAGGTGCGCCGCCAGGTCCTCCGGGGTGCGTGCCGTTTCCCGGCCCACCAGTTCAGCGGAAAGACCTCCGGCGGCAACTGCTGCCGCCACGTCGCCGTCGAACCGTCCCTGCGCGTTCTGCGCACCGTTGACATGGACCATGCCGCGTAGGGTGGTCCTTCCCGTGGCCGGAAAGGCAGGGGCCACCAGGGCCAGGCCCCTGCCGCGGCCGTTACTGACGCTGGCCAGCGCTGCGGCAATCTCGGGGCCGAGGTTGCCGCGGAGCAGCGAGTCGATCTTCTTGAAGACCTGCCGGTCCTGCCCAAGGGCCTGTGCCACCGCGGCAGCCACGGCGGAGGCAGCCTCCTCCGCCGCAAGGTAGCGGCTCTCGGTGTTGACCGACAAGATGTCCGCCTCCGGCCACGTGGAGGCCAGGTCAAGGATTACGCAACTGCTGTGGGTGGGTCCGTAGGCTGCGGCGGCATCTGCCGCTCCCGTCAGGTCGTCGGCGATGATTGCCCAGCGCTTGGCTGCGGTGGCGTTCATACTGCTGGGGACACCTCGCGGGTTTCCACGGTCTGCTTGGCCTTCAGGCGCTTAGCGTACCAAGCGACCATGAGGGGGCAGCCGATGGCGGTGACCACCACGGAGGCTGCCACCAGCACGGTGGCGGGGCCGGCTGCGGCAGAGTAGGCCGGGTTGGC is a window from the Arthrobacter sp. NicSoilC5 genome containing:
- a CDS encoding four-carbon acid sugar kinase family protein, whose protein sequence is MNATAAKRWAIIADDLTGAADAAAAYGPTHSSCVILDLASTWPEADILSVNTESRYLAAEEAASAVAAAVAQALGQDRQVFKKIDSLLRGNLGPEIAAALASVSNGRGRGLALVAPAFPATGRTTLRGMVHVNGAQNAQGRFDGDVAAAVAAGGLSAELVGRETARTPEDLAAHLQDLRDRGTDAVVLDAVSDDDLQQIAAAAALLDFPALLVGSGGLAGHVAAREEGRDVLRDHAQHVQRTLTVIGSYSGLARQHTEALVAAGAEHITLDHQALEDPTVARNVAAAMLRTDVVLTPNPMGAVDKSQALVVAEALARATAGGIGNCEALILTGGETATAVLKALGVGSFTVLGEVEPGVVMSLLPAPLPLLVTKAGAFGDAGTLARTTQFFSSTTTEMSTK